The stretch of DNA AGCGAAATTTTCCACCTCCAACATTAGGATTTTTAATACCCAACTGCTCTCGATCAGGTCTTCTATTCCTTCCGGTCTCTTGAATAAACTCTCTCATACTATCATGTCTTTCTCTTACTTTCTGTTTTGCAATTTCGATACCTTCTTCATCACCTAAAATACTCATCATATTTAACTCTCTTTTAGCATGCCTTATTTGACGTTCTAGGTATCTTTGTTTTTGCGATTGTTTGTATGCTTCATCGTTTTCTTCAACTCCGAAAGGTTCATTTCGTTTTATAGAAACACCTTCGACGTATGCATAGAAAACATGGCCACAATTAACACCTCTAAGCCCAGCAATTTCCCCATAACTCGTTTCAGACAGCGGAGGGTACTTTTTACTTGTACCACTGCGACTATATATTTTCCCTTGAAATGGTGCACAACGGGGTCTTGCACCTAAATGGCTTGAAACCTCTATCAAATCCACTCCGTACTCATCCATACGAGAAAACTGCATTTCATTTGAAACTTTGTTGCTCATTGACCTAGTAACTAAACTAATGTAGGCCTCGGTTGACCACTCTTTCCCTGCCCTATCCACCAATGCTGGAATACCTTTTTCAGTCCATTTTAATAACGCTTCCCTAAGTGCTTGTTGTGGTGTTTTGGTGCCGGTTAGTACCTTTCCAACAGTTTGGTTTAAAATATCTATATAAGATTGTTGGGATTGTTGTAACATTGTTGAATTTATAAGGTTAAATGTTTCAGTTGCCTGATTTTGATAGGTCAACAATATATTTTGAAACACACCACTTGGATCTCCTGGTGGGATAACAACTGCCCCGTTTTTAACTGCTTCTTCAAGAGTTTGGTCTACATAAGCTATAGACTTATAACCCACATCTTCAAGAAGCCTGGACACCTCATCAACTGCTAGTCCGCTTCTTTTAGCGATTGTAATGATATTCTGTTGAGTTAACGTACCTAATTCAGATAAGTGTAATAAACGCCATCCTTCAATATCCTGAGAGTTTAATAAACTTCTATGTTTTTTTATGTGTTTAGCTATATTAGTCAATATTTGGTCTTCAATCTCGAGAAACACTTGAACGGTCGGCATTGCTAGTTGCTGATTCTCCGATGGCCTCATTCATTACCAGCCCTATTCATTCCGAAAAAGTCTATTGCTTCTGCTGTTGCCGTTTTGTTTTCCTCAGCGATTTCCTGCAGTAAAAGCGTAGCTTCTTCCTCAGATAAACCATGGATTCTCATAATCGCTCTTTTACGAGATTGAAGCTTATT from Sutcliffiella cohnii encodes:
- a CDS encoding phage minor capsid protein, producing the protein MRPSENQQLAMPTVQVFLEIEDQILTNIAKHIKKHRSLLNSQDIEGWRLLHLSELGTLTQQNIITIAKRSGLAVDEVSRLLEDVGYKSIAYVDQTLEEAVKNGAVVIPPGDPSGVFQNILLTYQNQATETFNLINSTMLQQSQQSYIDILNQTVGKVLTGTKTPQQALREALLKWTEKGIPALVDRAGKEWSTEAYISLVTRSMSNKVSNEMQFSRMDEYGVDLIEVSSHLGARPRCAPFQGKIYSRSGTSKKYPPLSETSYGEIAGLRGVNCGHVFYAYVEGVSIKRNEPFGVEENDEAYKQSQKQRYLERQIRHAKRELNMMSILGDEEGIEIAKQKVRERHDSMREFIQETGRNRRPDREQLGIKNPNVGGGKFRSKKDK